The following proteins come from a genomic window of Aquimarina sp. MAR_2010_214:
- a CDS encoding Fur family transcriptional regulator, giving the protein MIKFATIMDKEFTSLLEKHQLRKTAPRLSVLSILKSRKTATSQPELEAMIGKDVDRVTLYRILKTFEEKGIIHKILDLNGTANYAICESSCNEHDHKDNHVHFNCTVCLDIYCLENLQIPNIKMPSGFVPHTTNLIVYGICEKCSEKAEQYVNSKSNK; this is encoded by the coding sequence ATGATTAAGTTTGCGACAATTATGGATAAAGAATTTACTAGTCTTTTAGAGAAACATCAGTTAAGAAAAACAGCACCACGTTTATCTGTACTTTCTATTTTAAAATCAAGAAAAACAGCTACCTCGCAACCTGAGCTTGAGGCAATGATTGGAAAAGATGTAGATAGAGTTACTTTATATCGAATCCTTAAAACTTTTGAAGAAAAAGGAATCATTCATAAAATACTGGATCTTAACGGAACTGCTAATTATGCCATTTGTGAATCTTCCTGCAACGAGCATGATCATAAAGATAATCACGTACATTTTAACTGTACTGTGTGCTTGGATATTTATTGTTTAGAGAATTTACAAATTCCAAATATTAAAATGCCTTCAGGTTTTGTTCCTCATACTACAAATCTTATTGTTTATGGTATATGTGAAAAATGTTCTGAAAAAGCTGAACAATATGTAAATTCTAAAAGCAATAAATAA
- a CDS encoding TetR/AcrR family transcriptional regulator, which yields MSKTIKHETKADFLLEKGIEIIWSKGYNGTSVNDIVKAADVPKGSFYFYFDSKEDFVIKALDKYFATQVSPALAILRDQSFSAKQRLINFYEYRIEVVKKELECKNGCMACNLSNEMAEHNENIREAVLAKHGKIKTEIIAVALEAQKKGEIDSSIDIVNMVEFIEDAGKGAMTTMKETQSAYPMDNVMNMTMKLFLK from the coding sequence ATGTCGAAAACCATAAAACATGAAACCAAAGCTGATTTCCTTTTAGAGAAAGGGATTGAAATCATTTGGTCTAAAGGTTATAATGGCACTAGTGTGAACGATATTGTTAAGGCTGCAGATGTCCCTAAAGGTTCTTTTTATTTTTATTTTGATAGTAAAGAAGATTTTGTAATTAAGGCTTTAGACAAGTATTTTGCGACACAAGTTAGTCCTGCCCTAGCGATTTTACGTGATCAATCATTTTCTGCAAAACAACGTCTGATTAATTTTTATGAATACAGAATTGAAGTAGTAAAAAAAGAATTAGAATGCAAAAATGGATGTATGGCCTGCAATCTAAGTAATGAAATGGCCGAACATAATGAAAACATACGAGAGGCTGTTTTAGCAAAACATGGTAAAATAAAAACAGAAATTATTGCCGTTGCTTTAGAGGCTCAAAAAAAAGGGGAAATAGACTCTTCGATTGATATAGTAAACATGGTAGAATTTATTGAAGATGCCGGAAAAGGAGCAATGACAACCATGAAAGAAACTCAAAGTGCTTATCCAATGGATAATGTAATGAATATGACCATGAAGTTGTTTTTAAAATAA